One genomic region from Thermoleptolyngbya sichuanensis A183 encodes:
- the pyk gene encoding pyruvate kinase, which produces MKLLTPRTKVVATIGPASRSPEILKKMVNAGMSVARLNFSHGSYEDHAKTIEMIRVVEAELDTPITLLQDLQGPKIRVGQMPNGGIPLEEGAPLILVPDDALDGQPNTVSIDYPHLWEEATPGTQVLMDDGLLELQVEEVVGREVRCRVVKGGLLKSRKGVNLPSLNLKLPSMTDKDIQDVEFGLSQNVHWISLSFVRRGDDVRSLKDLLASKGHADVPVLAKLEKPQAIENLEDILCACDAIMVARGDMGVELPPEQVPLTQKRIIRRCNELGIPVITATQMLESMIQNPRPTRAEASDVANAILDGTDAVMLSGESAMGAYPVEAVQMMTRIAREVERDYHFVNYPPSKEDEAHAISEALNAIDQFLPLQCIVAFTNTGYTAKLASKERPTAPVVALTPNIDVYHRLNLVWGVRPVLLQEETTEFEAVLRQAEEYLLERGLASVGDRILVVGGIPMKVTGGTNFLKIHTIGTFAAG; this is translated from the coding sequence ATGAAACTCCTCACCCCCCGCACCAAAGTTGTCGCTACAATCGGCCCTGCCAGCAGATCACCCGAAATTCTCAAAAAAATGGTGAATGCGGGCATGAGCGTAGCCCGCCTCAATTTTTCTCACGGTTCCTACGAAGATCACGCCAAGACAATTGAAATGATTCGGGTGGTCGAGGCAGAACTCGATACGCCGATTACGCTGCTGCAAGACCTGCAAGGGCCGAAAATTCGCGTTGGGCAAATGCCGAATGGGGGCATTCCCCTGGAGGAGGGTGCACCGCTGATTCTGGTGCCAGACGATGCCCTCGACGGGCAGCCCAATACCGTCTCGATTGACTATCCGCACCTGTGGGAAGAAGCAACGCCAGGGACGCAAGTGCTGATGGATGATGGCTTGCTGGAATTGCAGGTGGAGGAAGTGGTGGGCCGCGAGGTGCGCTGCCGTGTGGTCAAGGGCGGGCTGCTGAAAAGCCGCAAGGGCGTGAACCTGCCCAGCCTGAACCTGAAGTTGCCATCGATGACGGACAAGGACATTCAGGATGTGGAGTTTGGGCTGTCGCAAAATGTCCACTGGATTTCGCTGAGCTTTGTGCGGCGGGGTGACGACGTGCGATCGCTCAAGGATTTGCTGGCTTCTAAGGGCCATGCCGATGTGCCCGTGCTGGCCAAGCTAGAAAAGCCCCAGGCTATTGAAAATCTGGAAGACATTCTCTGCGCCTGCGACGCGATTATGGTGGCGCGGGGCGACATGGGCGTGGAACTGCCGCCAGAACAAGTGCCCCTGACACAGAAGCGCATCATTCGCCGCTGCAACGAGTTAGGGATTCCGGTGATCACGGCAACGCAAATGCTGGAGAGCATGATCCAAAACCCGCGCCCGACTCGCGCCGAGGCCAGCGATGTGGCCAACGCCATTCTCGACGGCACAGACGCAGTGATGCTGTCGGGTGAGTCGGCGATGGGGGCCTATCCGGTGGAGGCGGTGCAGATGATGACGCGCATTGCCCGCGAGGTGGAGCGCGACTATCACTTCGTCAACTACCCCCCCTCCAAAGAAGACGAAGCCCACGCCATTAGCGAAGCGCTAAACGCCATCGACCAGTTTTTGCCGCTCCAGTGCATTGTGGCGTTTACCAATACAGGCTATACGGCAAAGCTGGCCTCGAAGGAGCGGCCGACGGCTCCTGTGGTGGCGCTGACCCCAAATATCGACGTGTACCATCGGCTGAACTTGGTGTGGGGCGTGAGGCCGGTGCTGCTGCAAGAGGAAACAACCGAGTTTGAGGCGGTGCTGCGGCAGGCGGAGGAATACCTGCTGGAGCGGGGGTTGGCCTCGGTGGGCGATCGCATCTTGGTGGTCGGCGGCATCCCGATGAAGGTGACGGGCGGCACAAATTTCCTCAAAATTCACACCATCGGCACCTTTGCTGCTGGGTAG
- a CDS encoding transposase → MPATTCLYDQVLSLLRQSSNARDLRHLKALAWMVTALVCSGRLSLPQWEAYVPSRARQAQSTERRWQRFLGNRRVRVKSLYVPLVLAAIHRWQGRRLYLALDTTVLWNRYCRIHLTVTCCGRAVPLLWRVLEHPSATVSTKRYLPMLRLAHRLLQSYPDVMVLADRGFANHDLLEWLSQSRWHYCLRLPSDVVVQGPRRHPVKVGYLWPPKGEARLYEGVGIWSEGRWRCNLVLAHVKGVEEPWAVITDESPSLNTLWQYALRFRVEELFLDSKSGVFELEASGIRSAPALERLYLVAAIAILDGTTQGMAVQLDGLRCQVDPHWRRGISYLNIGLRWLKGAVNKGRTLLQLIALFTVDPEPCFASKKAEAHYYDRIWFSRIQSLCCQPTPGQSA, encoded by the coding sequence ATGCCAGCCACCACCTGCCTCTATGATCAAGTGCTGTCGTTATTGCGTCAATCCAGTAATGCCCGCGACCTGCGCCACCTCAAAGCGCTGGCGTGGATGGTGACGGCCCTGGTGTGCAGCGGTCGGTTGAGCCTGCCGCAGTGGGAAGCCTATGTGCCCAGTCGGGCCCGTCAGGCGCAAAGCACCGAACGCCGGTGGCAGCGCTTCCTAGGCAATCGCCGGGTGCGGGTCAAAAGTCTGTACGTGCCGCTGGTGCTAGCCGCCATCCATCGCTGGCAAGGTCGGCGGCTTTACCTGGCGCTCGATACGACGGTGTTGTGGAATCGCTACTGCAGGATTCACCTGACGGTTACCTGTTGCGGACGAGCGGTGCCGCTGCTGTGGCGGGTTTTGGAGCATCCCAGTGCCACCGTCAGCACGAAGCGATACCTCCCCATGCTGCGGTTAGCCCATCGGCTGTTGCAGTCGTACCCCGATGTGATGGTGTTAGCCGACCGCGGGTTTGCTAACCATGACCTGCTGGAGTGGCTAAGCCAAAGTCGCTGGCACTATTGTTTACGCTTGCCCAGTGACGTAGTGGTGCAGGGTCCGCGCCGTCATCCTGTTAAGGTAGGCTATCTGTGGCCTCCCAAAGGTGAAGCTCGACTCTATGAAGGGGTGGGAATCTGGAGCGAGGGGCGCTGGCGCTGCAATTTGGTGCTGGCTCATGTCAAAGGCGTCGAGGAACCCTGGGCGGTCATCACTGATGAGTCTCCCTCCCTCAATACCCTGTGGCAATATGCTCTCCGCTTTCGAGTCGAGGAGCTTTTCCTCGATTCTAAATCTGGTGTCTTTGAGTTAGAAGCTTCCGGCATCCGCTCCGCTCCGGCTCTCGAACGCCTCTATCTGGTCGCGGCGATCGCTATCCTTGATGGCACGACCCAGGGCATGGCGGTGCAACTCGATGGGCTACGCTGCCAGGTTGACCCGCACTGGAGGCGAGGGATTAGCTATCTCAACATAGGTTTGCGCTGGCTCAAGGGTGCCGTCAATAAAGGGCGAACACTGCTTCAGCTGATTGCCCTATTTACCGTTGACCCTGAACCCTGTTTTGCCTCTAAAAAAGCTGAAGCCCACTATTATGACCGCATTTGGTTTTCTAGAATTCAATCCTTGTGCTGCCAGCCGACACCCGGGCAGTCCGCATAA
- a CDS encoding 2,3-bisphosphoglycerate-dependent phosphoglycerate mutase, translating to MAKLILTRHGQSLWNAVNKFTGWVDVPLSERGRAEATIASTKLREYRVDVVFTSKLIRAIETAVCILTECDDICGGKIPIIQHDDDDPDWKGLDNYDNPDEVLPIFTNAALDERYYGNLQGLNKAQTAAEYGADQVQIWRRSYDIAPPGGESLEDTQARVLPYFNETILPYLLQGKNVMIAAHGNSLRSIIMKLDKLSGEEVAKLELGTAVPIVYDIDEHGEVTHKVVLDL from the coding sequence ATGGCAAAATTAATCCTGACCCGGCATGGACAAAGCCTCTGGAATGCGGTCAATAAGTTCACTGGCTGGGTAGACGTGCCGCTGAGCGAACGGGGCCGCGCCGAAGCAACGATTGCCTCGACCAAGCTGCGGGAATATCGCGTAGATGTGGTGTTTACCAGCAAGCTGATTCGGGCGATTGAAACCGCAGTCTGCATTTTGACCGAGTGCGACGACATCTGCGGCGGCAAGATTCCCATCATTCAGCACGACGACGACGACCCCGACTGGAAAGGTCTGGATAACTACGACAATCCAGACGAAGTGCTGCCCATTTTCACCAACGCAGCCCTAGACGAGCGCTACTATGGCAACCTGCAAGGGCTGAACAAGGCCCAGACCGCAGCAGAATACGGAGCCGATCAGGTGCAAATCTGGCGACGTTCCTACGATATCGCGCCCCCCGGTGGCGAGAGCCTGGAAGACACGCAGGCCCGCGTCTTGCCCTATTTCAACGAAACCATTCTGCCCTACCTGCTGCAAGGCAAAAACGTGATGATCGCCGCCCACGGCAACTCGCTGCGCTCCATCATTATGAAGCTGGATAAGCTGTCGGGCGAAGAAGTGGCCAAGCTGGAACTGGGAACTGCCGTGCCGATTGTGTACGACATTGATGAACACGGCGAAGTGACTCACAAAGTGGTGCTGGATCTGTAG
- a CDS encoding 2-hydroxyacid dehydrogenase, whose product MRVAVFSAKAYDREILESLGATRGHELVFIEESLNARTAVLAAGFPAVCVFVNDQLDATTLRAIAAGGTRFIALRCTGYNGVDLKTAAELGIRAARVAAYSPFSVAEFAVGLVLALNRKIHRAYNRTRDGNFSLEGLMGFDLRGRTVGIIGTGKIGLIFAQIMHGFGCQLLGYDHRINPQFTALGAAQYVELPELFENADIISLHCPLTPETRHLINADTIDQMKRGVMLINTSRGGLIDTEAVIDALKGKIIGALGLDVYEQEADLFFEDLSNEIIQDDVFERLVTFPNVIVTGHQAFFTEDALRDIAETTLDNLDDFEQGRPCPNEITQPLVSA is encoded by the coding sequence ATGAGAGTGGCAGTGTTTAGCGCCAAGGCGTACGACCGCGAAATTCTGGAAAGCCTCGGCGCAACCCGGGGCCATGAGCTGGTGTTCATTGAAGAATCGCTGAATGCCCGTACGGCGGTGCTGGCGGCGGGGTTTCCAGCGGTGTGTGTATTTGTGAACGACCAGTTGGATGCGACCACGCTGAGGGCGATCGCCGCTGGAGGCACTCGCTTCATCGCGCTGCGCTGCACAGGCTATAACGGCGTAGACCTCAAAACCGCAGCGGAACTGGGGATCAGGGCTGCCCGCGTCGCTGCCTATTCGCCCTTTTCGGTGGCAGAGTTTGCTGTGGGGCTGGTGCTGGCGCTCAACCGCAAGATTCACCGAGCCTACAACCGCACCCGCGACGGAAATTTCAGCCTGGAAGGACTGATGGGGTTTGACCTGCGCGGCCGCACCGTTGGCATCATCGGCACGGGCAAAATCGGTCTGATCTTTGCCCAGATCATGCATGGCTTTGGCTGTCAGCTTTTGGGCTATGACCACCGGATAAATCCCCAGTTTACGGCGCTGGGCGCGGCTCAGTATGTGGAACTGCCAGAGCTATTTGAAAACGCCGACATTATCTCGCTGCACTGCCCCCTCACACCCGAAACCCGCCACCTGATTAACGCCGACACCATCGACCAGATGAAGCGCGGGGTGATGCTGATCAACACCAGTCGGGGCGGGCTAATCGACACGGAAGCGGTAATTGATGCACTCAAGGGTAAAATCATTGGGGCACTGGGCCTCGATGTGTACGAACAGGAGGCGGATCTGTTTTTTGAAGATTTGTCCAATGAGATTATTCAAGATGATGTTTTCGAGCGGCTGGTTACGTTTCCCAACGTCATCGTGACCGGACACCAGGCCTTTTTCACTGAAGATGCGCTTAGGGATATTGCCGAAACCACCCTGGACAACCTAGACGACTTTGAGCAGGGGCGGCCCTGTCCAAACGAGATCACCCAACCGCTGGTCAGCGCATGA
- a CDS encoding alpha-D-glucose phosphate-specific phosphoglucomutase, with amino-acid sequence MNIQTISTQPFADQKPGTSGLRKSVPTFQQPNYLANFIQSIFDSLDGYQGQTLVLGGDGRYYNREAVQLILKMAAANGWGRVKVGHHGILSTPATSCVIRKYKAFGGIILSASHNPGGPNGDFGVKYNIENGGPAPEKVTEAIFARTKEITEYKLLDASDVDIDTLGESKLGGMVVEVIDSVADYQELMESLFDFDRIRALLTNGSFRLCVDAMHAVTGPYAHAIFEQQLGAPAGTVRSGTPLEDFGGGHPDPNLTYAHDLVEIMFKEDAPDFGAAFDGDGDRNMILGRNFFVNPSDSLALLAANAHLVPGYKDGLAGVARSMPTSAAADRVAQRLGIGCYETPTGWKFFGNLLDAGKATLCGEESFGTGSNHIREKDGIWAVLFWLNILAVRQQPVEQIVREHWQMFGRNFYSRHDYEEVASDRAKALVDHVQAQMPTLPGKTFGSYTVEYADNFIYTDPVDGSVSQNQGIRIGFTDGSRLILRLSGTGTKGATLRLYLESYEPNIAKHTLDPQVALGDLIAIAEEIAQIKEYTGMDKPTVIT; translated from the coding sequence ATGAATATTCAAACTATTTCCACGCAGCCCTTCGCCGATCAGAAGCCCGGAACTTCGGGGTTGCGGAAGTCTGTTCCCACCTTCCAACAGCCCAACTATCTCGCAAACTTCATCCAGTCGATTTTTGACAGTCTGGACGGCTATCAGGGGCAAACCCTGGTGCTGGGCGGCGACGGTCGCTATTACAACCGCGAAGCAGTCCAACTGATTCTGAAAATGGCGGCGGCCAATGGCTGGGGCCGCGTGAAGGTGGGGCACCACGGCATTCTCTCTACGCCTGCCACGTCTTGCGTGATTCGCAAATACAAGGCCTTTGGCGGCATTATTCTCTCTGCTAGCCACAATCCCGGCGGCCCTAATGGCGACTTTGGCGTGAAATACAACATAGAAAACGGCGGACCCGCGCCGGAAAAGGTGACGGAGGCGATCTTTGCGCGAACCAAAGAAATTACGGAATACAAACTCCTGGATGCGTCCGATGTAGACATCGACACGCTGGGCGAAAGCAAGCTGGGCGGCATGGTGGTCGAGGTGATCGACTCCGTAGCCGACTATCAGGAATTGATGGAGTCGCTGTTTGATTTTGACCGGATTCGGGCACTGCTGACCAATGGCTCATTCCGCCTGTGCGTTGACGCGATGCACGCCGTTACCGGGCCCTACGCCCATGCCATTTTTGAGCAGCAGTTGGGCGCACCCGCAGGCACAGTTCGCAGCGGCACGCCCCTGGAGGATTTTGGCGGCGGCCATCCCGACCCCAACCTGACCTATGCCCATGATCTGGTGGAGATCATGTTCAAAGAGGACGCGCCGGATTTTGGGGCGGCGTTTGACGGGGATGGCGATCGCAATATGATTTTGGGGCGCAATTTCTTCGTCAACCCCAGCGACAGCTTGGCACTGCTGGCGGCAAACGCGCACCTGGTTCCCGGCTATAAGGACGGGCTGGCAGGGGTGGCCCGCTCGATGCCGACTAGCGCAGCGGCGGATCGGGTGGCCCAGCGGCTGGGGATTGGTTGCTATGAAACGCCGACGGGCTGGAAGTTTTTTGGCAATTTGCTGGATGCGGGCAAGGCGACGCTGTGCGGCGAAGAGAGCTTTGGCACCGGGTCGAACCATATCCGCGAAAAGGACGGCATCTGGGCGGTGCTGTTTTGGCTGAATATTTTGGCGGTGCGGCAACAGCCTGTAGAGCAGATCGTGCGAGAACACTGGCAGATGTTTGGGCGCAACTTCTACTCGCGGCATGACTATGAAGAGGTGGCGAGCGATCGCGCTAAGGCATTAGTCGATCACGTCCAGGCGCAAATGCCAACGCTGCCTGGAAAAACCTTTGGCTCCTACACGGTCGAATACGCCGACAACTTTATCTATACCGACCCGGTAGACGGCAGCGTCAGCCAAAACCAGGGCATTCGCATCGGCTTTACGGATGGGTCTCGCCTGATCCTGCGGCTGTCGGGCACGGGCACCAAGGGCGCAACGCTGCGGCTCTATCTGGAAAGCTATGAACCCAACATCGCTAAACACACCCTCGACCCGCAGGTGGCGCTGGGCGACCTGATTGCGATCGCCGAAGAGATTGCCCAGATCAAAGAATACACGGGCATGGACAAGCCTACGGTGATTACCTGA